One Pecten maximus chromosome 16, xPecMax1.1, whole genome shotgun sequence DNA window includes the following coding sequences:
- the LOC117344704 gene encoding endoglucanase A-like, whose product MFIHQNLDTTGTQYIKDNLLYGQFRWCLGHGKMILHSVDIMRNKCITYWVLVALLTGSLAVEMVVKNPWPVGNHFRVEAKCALTITEYLTSFYVYISFDRPTSNLVVYIANEIDKEPSGLWYHVKTKYPYDSHQSPLDMVFQFDISTNEKPSGVCSEVNGNRIDVNPTGHTTTAAPTAPPTVATTAAPTAAPTAAPTAPPTAAPTAAPTASPTAVPTAAPTPARTAPPTAAPTASPTAAPTAPPTAPPTAAPTAAPTAPPTAPPTAAPTPAPTAPPGATAVPPPYDYGELLRLSILFYAAQRSGDLPDDNPISYRKDSALTDQGENGRDLVGGFYDAGDYVKFNFPMASSVTLLAWGLVTWPDAYASAGQLDSMYDCIKWPLDYFLKCWDEENNAYYTQVGNGAADHAYWGQPENMTMARPALKLTTSKPGSDVAGETAAAMAAGAIAFKVKDPTYSNTLLDKAKTLYTFAKLYTGKYSDSFPEIREFYGSSGYIDELALAAAWLYKATQNTNYLLDAQLYYSSLSGTPWALSWDSKTPAVQVLLYEFTKEQQYRSDLLNFLESWQPGKGLQYTPQGLAWRDQWGSLRYAANTALVALKAVEQGLDEKYRTWAESQIHYMIGDNYNEFSYVIGFGYDFPRNPHHASSSCPESTLPCGWGFYNDVSKPNHHVLLGALVGGPGNNDDYEDRRTDYVKNEVTCDYNAGFQSAVAGLYHFHLLANPAPTGQTTRATTTTTTTTLATTTSSTTTPQPLATGGVVDSMAVKSSSCLFVWISCLFVLCTYRAIENAS is encoded by the exons ATGTTCATCCACCAAAACCTTGACACTACAGGTACACAGTATATAAAAGACAATTTGTTATATGGCCAGTTCAGATGGTGTCTAGGTCATGGGAAGATGATACTGCACTCGGTGGACATAATGCG TAACAAATGTATTACGTACTGGGTATTAGTGGCATTGCTGACCGGAAGTCTGGCGGTGGAAATGGTCGTAAAAAACCCCTGGCCTGTAGGTAACCACTTTCGAGTTGAGGCGAAATGTGCGCTGACGATAACGGAATATCTGACATCCTTCTATGTCTATATCTCCTTTGATCGACCAACCAGTAATCTTGTG GTTTACATAGCCAATGAGATAGATAAGGAACCAAGTGGATTATGGTACCATGTGAAGACAAAATACCCCTACGATTCGCACCAGTCTCCACTGGACATGGTATTTCAATTCGACATCAGCACTAACGAAAAACCAAGCGGGGTCTGTTCGGAAGTGAATGGTAATAGGATTGATGTTAACCCAACAGGACATACAACAACGGCAGCACCGACGGCTCCACCAACGGTAGCAACGACGGCGGCACCAACAGCGGCACCAACAGCGGCACCAACGGCACCACCAACGGCTGCACCAACGGCGGCACCAACGGCGTCACCAACGGCGGTACCAACTGCGGCACCTACCCCGGCACGGACGGCACCACCAACGGCGGCACCAACGGCGTCACCAACGGCGGCACCAACGGCACCACCAACGGCACCACCAACGGCTGCACCAACGGCGGCACCAACGGCACCACCAACGGCACCACCAACGGCGGCACCTACCCCGGCACCGACGGCACCACCGGGCGCAACAGCAG TGCCGCCACCGTACGACTATGGAGAACTATTACGTCTGTCTATCCTGTTCTACGCTGCCCAAAGATCAGGCGACCTACCAGACGACAACCCGATATCGTACAGGAAAGATTCGGCCCTGACGGACCAGGGTGAAAACGGAAGAGACCTGGTTGGTGGTTTTTACGACG CCGGTGATTATGTCAAATTCAACTTTCCAATGGCGTCGTCAGTTACATTGCTTGCGTGGGGGCTGGTCACGTGGCCCGACGCGTATGCCTCGGCGGGACAACTCGATTCAATGTACGATTGCATTAAATGGCCTCTGGATTACTTCTTGAAATGCTGGGACGAAGAAAACAATGCTTACTACACACAG GTCGGTAACGGAGCAGCGGATCACGCCTACTGGGGACAGCCGGAAAACATGACAATGGCCAGGCCCGCACTGAAATTGACCACAAGCAAACCCGGAAGTGACGTAGCCGGAGAGACTGCCGCTGCAATGGCAGCTGGTGCCATTGCATTCAAAGTTAAAG ATCCAACGTATTCGAACACATTATTGGACAAAGCCAAGACTTTGTATACATTTGCCAAACTGTATACAGGGAAATATTCCGATTCGTTTCCAGAAATAAGAGAGTTTTATGG ATCCAGTGGATATATAGACGAGCTAGCCCTAGCTGCTGCCTGGCTGTACAAGGCGACACAGAATACAAATTACTTACTGGACGCTCAGCTGTACTACTCGTCACTGTCCGGCACGCCATGGGCTCTTTCCTGGGACTCCAAGACCCCGGCTGTACAG gtTCTTCTTTATGAATTCACAAAAGAACAACAATACCGATCTGATCTTTTAAATTTCTTGGAATCTTGGCAACCAGGGAAAGGTCTTCAATACACACCACAAGGGCTAGCATGGAGGGACCAATGGGGTTCTCTAAGATACGCAG CCAACACAGCTCTTGTTGCGCTGAAAGCGGTCGAGCAAGGACTTGACGAAAAGTACCGGACATGGGCAGAATCTCAAATACACTACATGATTGGAGATAATTACAATGAGTTTAGCTACGTCATAGGGTTTGGTTACGACTTTCCTCGGAACCCACACCATGCAAGCAG CTCATGTCCGGAATCAACACTGCCTTGTGGCTGGGGTTTCTACAATGACGTGAGTAAACCCAATCATCACGTCTTACTTGGTGCCCTGGTGGGAGGTCCTGGAAACAACGATGATTACGAGGACAGGAGAACTGATTATGTTAAAAATGAAGTCACCTGTGACTACAATGCCGGATTCCAGTCAGCTGTAGCAG GTCTCTATCATTTCCATCTTCTGGCAAATCCAGCACCAACAGGACAGACAACAAGGGCGACAACTACTACAACGACTACTACTTTAGCGACAACTACATCGTCGACTACTACACCGCAACCACTAGCCACAGGCGGTGTAGTGGATTCCATGGCTGTTAAGAGTTCCTCATGCCTATTTGTGTGGATTTCATGTTTGTTTGTGCTATGTACTTATAGGGCAATCGAAAATGCTTCCTAA
- the LOC117344907 gene encoding 14-3-3 protein gamma-like: MADERHRLVFMAKVTEQAERYNDMAEYMKTLAMKLPLDFPDTTEEYKAAKENGTSTEILLDDERNLLSVAYKNIVGSRRNAWRVLESSEHGQQCKLDNGQTQAKDLQITEKIKICKECKTVVEGELNAICDEVTELLDNYLIKNADAGGAESKVFYLKMKGDYFRYKVEVASAENREELSLKSEEAYEKAWNTATSSLKPTHPIRLGLALNFSVFYYEIRNEPQKARELAKDAFDKGIQDMGDDKEQSNTYKDSTLIMQLLRDNLALWTSESGENDDQQVEDEN, translated from the coding sequence ATGGCTGATGAACGACACCGTTTAGTTTTCATGGCAAAAGTCACGGAACAAGCTGAACGATACAACGATATGGCCGAGTACATGAAAACACTCGCCATGAAGTTGCCTCTGGACTTCCCGGATACTACCGAGGAATACAAGGCTGCTAAAGAAAACGGGACGTCAACTGAAATCTTGCTTGATGACGAACGTAATCTCCTGTCTGTGGCGTACAAAAACATCGTGGGATCACGCCGTAATGCTTGGCGAGTCCTCGAATCGTCCGAACACGGTCAGCAGTGTAAATTGGACAACGGACAGACTCAAGCAAAAGACCTACagataacagaaaaaataaaaatttgtaaAGAATGCAAAACTGTAGTGGAAGGAGAGTTGAACGCGATATGTGATGAGGTCACTGAATTGTTAGATAATTATCTCATTAAAAACGCGGACGCTGGAGGCGCCGAATCCAAGGTCTTCTACCTGAAAATGAAGGGGGACTACTTTCGCTACAAAGTTGAAGTAGCTTCAGCAGAAAACCGCGAAGAACTTTCTCTAAAATCTGAAGAGGCTTACGAAAAGGCTTGGAATACTGCAACCTCATCACTGAAGCCTACACATCCTATCAGGTTAGGGTTGGCTTTGAACTTTTCTGTATTTTACTATGAAATTAGAAACGAGCCACAAAAAGCACGAGAATTGGCTAAAGATGCATTTGACAAGGGCATTCAGGATATGGGAGATGACAAGGAGCAGTCGAATACCTACAAAGACAGCACGCTCATCATGCAACTTCTCAGAGACAACCTGGCGCTATGGACCAGCGAATCCGGCGAGAATGATGACCAGCAAGTGGAAGATGAGAACTGA